The following proteins come from a genomic window of Nicotiana tomentosiformis chromosome 12, ASM39032v3, whole genome shotgun sequence:
- the LOC104096878 gene encoding E3 ubiquitin-protein ligase UPL5-like codes for MRITGIPTADQRLIYKGKQLHSEQTLANCGIQKDESMQLVGRMRSTDHPQAWQLINDLVSLIFDILKSNYPSVPSDSDHIIRTLIQFLTMTPGDNIEKAYEHIKIFVSSWAPAALVMLYMSPDNANKFTADESVRSFVNSFTSMLPKHICVGCARIVLEFCKLLRRAAGLDDRLYNFCRNSLGAIVDSIGIARHTKELLALKDVFMFVCEVVVPELSHALELSKGSIESTGGLAVSIVRDFTEYMLALKKVIRSQILFGTSEAVCVRECIKYLHRILYDLHKMELCLKKLEDQLGLKEIGKGKPIVPWWSQYLVILKELNSISKLFKGFGEGLLAEDEAKKGFTVFFDSGICKKI; via the coding sequence ATGAGGATCACTGGTATACCCACAGCAGACCAACGGCTAATTTACAAGGGAAAGCAGCTCCACTCAGAGCAAACATTGGCGAACTGTGGTATCCAAAAGGACGAGAGCATGCAACTCGTTGGTCGAATGCGAAGCACAGATCATCCTCAGGCGTGGCAGCTCATCAATGACTTAGTTTCACTAATCTTCGATATTTTGAAAAGCAATTATCCTTCGGTTCCTTCAGATTCGGATCATATAATTAGGACGCTTATACAGTTTTTAACTATGACTCCCGGGGATAATATTGAAAAGGCCTATGAACATATCAAAATATTCGTCTCCTCGTGGGCTCCTGCAGCTCTGGTAATGCTTTATATGTCTCCAGATAATGCTAACAAGTTTACTGCTGATGAATCTGTTCGTTCATTTGTTAATTCATTTACGAGTATGCTGCCTAAGCACATATGTGTTGGATGTGCTCGAATAGTGTTAGAGTTTTGTAAACTACTGAGAAGGGCTGCCGGACTTGATGACCGtttgtataatttttgtcggAATAGTTTAGGGGCTATAGTAGACTCCATTGGGATCGCAAGGCACACTAAGGAGTTATTAGCATTGAAGGATGTTTTTATGTTTGTATGTGAGGTAGTAGTACCTGAGTTATCCCATGCTTTAGAATTGAGTAAGGGATCAATTGAGTCTACAGGGGGGTTAGCAGTGAGCATTGTGCGTGATTTTACTGAGTATATGCTTGCACTAAAGAAAGTAATACGGTCGCAAATATTATTTGGCACCAGTGAAGCAGTGTGTGTCAGAGAGTGTATTAAATATTTGCATCGTATTTTATATGATTTGCACAAAATGGAGTTGTGTTTAAAGAAATTAGAAGACCAGTTGGGATTGAAAGAGATAGGAAAAGGCAAGCCTATTGTACCCTGGTGGTCTCAGTATCTTGTAATTCTGAAGGAGTTAAATAGCATTTCAAAGCTGTTTAAGGGCTTTGGAGAAGGTCTTTTGGCAGAAGATGAGGCAAAGAAAGGTTTCACTGTGTTTTTTGATAGTGGCATCTGCAAAAAGATCTAA